The genomic interval ATATGGCGTCGTGGAGGGCGGGGCGCCCCGGGCTTCCCCGGCGCGGGCGGGCTCACCCCTTGTCCAGGTACTCCTCGCGCTCCTTGTCGAGCAGGGCGTCCAACGCGGTGCGCAGCTCGGGCAGCCGGTCCAGGTCGGGGTCGGCGGCGACGACGGCGACGGCCTCCTGGCGGGCGGCGGCGATGACCTCCTCGTCGTCGATGACGCTGAGGACGCGCAGCGAGGAGCGCACCCCGGACTGGGCCTGGCCGAGGACATCGCCCTCACGGCGCTGTTCGAGGTCGATACGGGAGAGCTCGAAGCCGTCCAGGGTCGCGGCGACGGCGGAGAGGCGGGCGCGGGCGGGGCTCGCCTCGTGGGCCTCGGTGACCAGCAGGCAGAGTCCGGGGGCGGAGCCCCGTCCGACCCGGCCGCGCAGCTGGTGCAGCTGGGAGACGCCGAAGCGGTCGGCGTCCATGATGACCATCGCGGTGGCGTTGGGGACGTTGACGCCGACCTCGATGACGGTGGTGGCGACCAGGACGTCGACGTCGCCGGCGGCGAAGCGGCGCATCACGTCGTCCTTGTCGTCGGGCTGCATCCTGCCGTGCAGCACCTCGACGCGCAGTCCGCGCAGAGGGCCCTCGGCGAGCTGTTCGGCGATCTCCAGGACGGCGAGCGGCGGGCGCTTGTCGGCGGTGGCGGCCTCCTCCTCGGCGGCCTTCTTCCCCTTCTTCTTGGCGGTGTCGTCCTCGTCGCCGATGCGCGGGCAGACGACGTACGCCTGGTGGCCGTTCTCCACCTCCTCGCGGACGCGTTCCCAGGCGCGGCTGACGAAGTGCGGCTTGTCCTTGGCGGGGACGACGTGGCTGGCGATGGGCGAGCGGCCGGCCGGGAGCTGGTCGAGGACGGAGGTCTCCAGGTCCCCGAAGACGGTCATGGCGACGGTACGGGGGATGGGCGTCGCGGTCATGACGAGGAGGTGGGGCGGCTGCTTGCCCTTGGAACGCAGCGCGTCGCGCTGCTCGACCCCGAAGCGGTGCTGTTCGTCCACGACGACCAGGCCCAGGTCGTGGAACTTGACCTTGTCCTCGATCAGGGCGTGCGTCCCGATGACGATGCCGGCCTCGCCGGTGACCAGGTCGAGCAGGGCCTGCCGGCGGGCGGCGGTGCCCATGGACCCGGTGAGCAGCACGACCTTGGTCCCCTGGTCGGCCCCGCCGAGCATGCCGCCCTCGGCCAGCTCCCCCATCATCTCGGTGATCGACCGGTGGTGCTGCTGGGCCAGGACCTCGGTGGGCGCGAGCATGGCGGCCTGGCCGCCCGCGTCGACCACGGCGAGCATGGCGCGCAGGGCCACCATGGTCTTCCCGGAACCGACCTCGCCCTGGAGGAGGCGGTGCATCGGGTGCTCGGTGGCGAGGTCGTCGAAGATCTCCTTGGAGACCTTCCGCTGGCCGTCGGTGAGGGTGAACGGCAGCTTCGCGTCGAAGGCGTCGAGCAGGCCGCCGGGGGCGGGCCTGCGGGCGACGGCGGGAAGCTGGGTGTCGGCGTACCTGCGGCGGGCCAGGGCGACCTGGAGGACGAACGCCTCGTCCCACTTGAGCCGGTCCCGGGCCGCGGCCACGTCGGCCTTGGTGGCCGGGCGGTGGATCTTCAGCAGGGCCTCGGGCAGCGAGGTGAAGCCGCGCCCCTCGCGCAGGGCTTCGGGGAGCGGGTCGACGGCCTCCTGGGCGCTGGGCAGCACCGCGTCGACCGCTTTGGCGATCCGCCAGGAGTCGAGCTGCTTGCAGGCGGGGTAGATCGGCAGCAGCTTGCCCGCGAAGGCGTCCACGGCCTCGGTCGCCCCGGCGTCGTCCGCTGAGTCGGCGTCGAGCAGCTGGTACGTGGGGTGGGCGAGCTGCATCTTGCGGTTGAAGACGGAGACCTTGCCGGCGAACATCGCGCGCCGGCCGGGCAGCAGGTCCTTGTGCGGCTTGTGGACGCCGTGGCCGAAGAAGACGAGCTGGAGGCGGCCGTGGCCGTCGGTGAGGGTGACTTCGAGGCGCTTGCCGCGTCCGCCGTTGAAGGTGAGCACGCGGGCGTCGGCGACCTGGGCGACGACCGTGACGTGCTCGTCCAGCGGGAGGTCGGTCAGCGCCGTGAGCCGGCCGCGCTCCTCGTACCGGCGGGGGTAGTGATGGAGGAGGTCACCGACGGTGTGCAGGTCGAGGTGGTCGGCCATCACCTTCGCGGTGGGCCCGCCGAGGAGCTTCTTGAGGGGTTCTTCGAACGCAGACACGCGATCCATTGCACACCACGGCAGTGACAGTTGTCCGTCGGGCGCCGCCCGGGCCGGTCGTCGCGCCGGGTGCTACTCGACGCCGATCAGCAGCGGCGCGCCCTGGTGGCCGCCCCGGTAGGTGGTGGTGTCCACGGCGAGGTGCCCGTCGCGTACGTGCTGTTCCAGGGCTTCGGCCAGCGTGGGCGGGGTGTTCTCGCCCAGGACCAGGGTGACCAGTTCGCCGCCGGCCGCGAGCATCCGGTCCAGCACCTTGCGGGCGGTGCCGGGGACGTCCTGGCCGATGACCGCCACGTCGCCGTCGATGAGCCCGAGGACGTCCCCGGCCTGGCAGATGCCCGCCGTGGTCCAGGACTGCCGCTCGGCGACGGCCAGTTCGGCGTAGCGGGTGGCCCCGGCGGCCGAGGTCATCGCGACCACGTCCTCGTCGAAGCTGCGGTCCGGCTCGTGGACGGCGAGGGCCGCGATGCCCTGGACGGCGGCCCGGGTCGGGATGACGGCGACCCGGACGCCCTGGGCCCTGGCCTGTTCGGCGGCGGCGGCCGCGGTGTGCCGCAGCTCCGCGTCGTTCGGGAGGAGGACCACCTCGCGGGCGTGGGCGCGGCGGACGGCGTCGGCCAGTTCGCCGCTGGCAGGCGGTTCGCCGGGCCGGGCGAGCACGGTCGTCGCCCCGGCCTCCTGGCAGAGGGCGGCGAGACCGTCGCCCGGGACGACCACGACGACCGCGCGCCGGGCGGGCTCGGGGCGGGCGTGGGCGCGGTCGGCGGCGAAGTGGGTGATGCGGATGCGGTACGGGCGGCCGGCCTCGACGCCCGCCTCGACCGCGGCGCCGGCGTCGTCCACATGGACGTGGACGTTCCACAGCCCGTCGCCGCCGACCACCACCAGGGAGTCGCCGAGGGCGTCCAGCCGGCCGCGCAGCCGCTCGACGGCCTCGTCGCCCGCTTCCAGGAGGTAGATCACCTCGAAGGCGGGGCCGCCGCCGTCCCCGTCGTCGCCCGCCGGGCACTCCGTGTCGTCGCCGCCGACCGGGACGAACGGGATGGGGGCCTCGTACGGCCGCTCCGGGCCCCGCCCCGACACGGCTTCGACCAGGGCGCCGAGGAGGGTGACCAGGCCGCGCCCCCCGGCGTCGACCACCCCGGCCCTGGCGAGGGCGGGGAGCTGTCCGGGCGTCGCGTCCAGGGCGGCGCGGGCGCCTTCGTAGGCGGCCCGGGCCACTTCGGCCGTGTCCGCGCCGGGTGCGGCCTGTCCGGCGGCGGCGGCGGCCCGGTCCGCGACGGTGAGGACGGTGCCCTCGACGGGGTGGGCGACGGCCTCGCGGGCCCAGGCGGCGGCCCGGTCGAGGGCGAGGCGCATCCGGTCGCCGCCGGTGCCCTCCGCGAGGACGCCGGCCATGCCGCGCAGGAGCTGGGCGAGGATCGTGCCGGAGTTGCCGCGGGCGCCGATGAGGGCGCCGTGGGCCATGGCTCGTACCGCGTCGGCGGCGGAGGGGACCGAGGTGCCGGTCGCGTGGGCGGCGAAGACCGCTTCGACGGCGGCGGCCGCGGATTCCACGGTGAGGTAGAGGTTGGTGCCGGTGTCCCCGTCGGCGACGGGATAGACGTTGATCGCGTCGATCGCCTGCCGCTCCCGGCCGAGCGCTTCGAGGGCCAGGGAGCACCAGCTCCGTACCGCGACGGCATCCGGTTCGTCGGCGGTCTGCGGCACCTCGGGTCCTCCTCGGACGGGACTCGGAACGGGGACTCGTGACGGGGGCGGGGCGGCTGGCTGCACCGCAGGTTAGCCCCGGTCGGAGGGTGCGGGCGGTCCGGGGGCCGGGAGGGCGGGGCGGAAGACATGGTAGTTTCGTATCTCCGGAGCAGGCGTTGTATGCTGCTTCGGTTGCCCGACGAGAGTCGGGACATTCCCCCGGTACCGCCACTTCAGTCCTTGAATCCGGCGTACCGGAATTCACTGTAAGTGCATCTGAAGTCTTTGGAGTGACCCGTGGCTGCCAACTGCGACGTTTGCGGCAAGGGGCCGAGCTTCGGCAACAACATTTCGCACTCGCACCGCCGTACGTCCCGTCGCTGGAACCCCAACATCCAGCGCGTGCGTGCCGTGGTCGGTCGGACGCCGAAGCGGCTCAACGTCTGCACCTCGTGCATCAAGGCCGGCAAGGTCGCGCGCTGACGTTCCCGTCGTAGCGCAGCCCTACCGGTTGCCCGAAAAGCCGGTCCACCTCGGTGGACCGGCTTTTTGCTGTGCCCGTACGGGGCACTCCCCGGGGTCAGCCCGCTTCGCGCAGCCGCCAGCCGTGGCGGACCGGGCCGATGCCCGTGCCCAGCGGGAAGCCCGCCTCGATCGCCCCGGTGACGTACGCCTTCGCGGCCCGGACCGCGCCGGGCACATCGGCGCCCCGCGCCAGGTGGCTCGCGATGGCGGAGGCGAGGGTGCAGCCGGTGCCGTGGGTGTGGCGGTTGTCGTGGCGGGGGGCGCGCAGCCAGTGCTCCTCGCTGCCGTCGGTGAGCAGGTCGACGGGCTCGCCGGGCAGGTGGCCGCCCTTGACCACGACCCAGCGGGGCCCGAAGGCGAGCAGCGCGGCGGCGGCCCGGCGCATCCCGGCCTCGTCGGTGACGGCGATGCCCGTGAGCTGCGCCACCTCGTCCAGGTTGGGCGTCGCCACGGTCGCGACGGGGAGCAGCTTCGTACGGACGGACTCCAGGGCGTCGGCGGCGAGGAGCGGGTCGCCGTGCTTGGAGACGCCGACGGGGTCCACGACGACGGGCGCCGCGGTGTCCGCGAGGAGTTCCGCGACGGTCTCCACGAGCGGGGCGGACGCCAGCATCCCGGTCTTGACGGCGTCGACGCCGATGTCGTCCACGACGCTGCGGTACTGGGCGCGGACCGCCTCGGGGGCAGCTCCCAGGCGCCCTGGACGCCGAGGGAGTTCTGCGCGGTGACGGCGGTGAGCACGCTCATCCCGTGCGTGCCGAGGGCGAGCATCGTCTTGAGGTCGGCCTGGATGCCCGCACCGCCGCCGGAGTCGGATCCGGCGACGGTGAGCACGCGGGGCGGTACGGGGGTGGTTATCGGCATACGCCGCAATCTACTAGGGCCGGACAGAGGCTAGGCGTCCTCGATGTCGCCGAAGTGGTCCCAGCCGTTCTTGCTGGTCCAGGGCGCTCCGTCGACCGTCACCTGGGGCAGGGCCGAGGGGTTGAGGACCTCGCCGATGACCTTCCAGCGGGCCGGGAGCTTCACGTCGGGCGGGAAGGTGGCGACGATGGCGTGGTCCTCGCCGCCGGTGAGCACCCACTGCATGGGGTCGACGCCGACGGCCTGCCCGATGTCCGACATCTGGGACGGCACGTCGATGAGCCCGGACCGCAGGTCGATGCGGACCTTGCTGGCCTCGGCGATGTGTCCGAGGTCGGCGACGAGCCCGTCGCTGACGTCGGTCATGGCGGTGGCGCCGAGCCCGGCGGCCGCGGGGCCCGCGTGGTAGGGCGGTTCGGGGCGGCGGTGGGCCTCCACGAAGGCGCGCGGCGAGCGGAAGCCCCGGGAGAGCACGGCGTATCCGGCGGCGGACCAGCCGAGCCAGCCGGTGACGGCGACGACGTCCCCGGGCTGGGCGCCGGCCCGGGTGACGGGTTCGTGGTTGCGCAGGTCGCCGAGGGCGGTGATCGAGACGGTGATGAGGTCGCCGCGCACGACGTCCCCGCCGACCACGGCCGCCCCCGCGACCTGGCACTCGTCGCGCAGTCCGTCCATCAGCTCGGCGGCCCAGGTGACCGGGAG from Streptomyces drozdowiczii carries:
- the recG gene encoding ATP-dependent DNA helicase RecG, producing the protein MDRVSAFEEPLKKLLGGPTAKVMADHLDLHTVGDLLHHYPRRYEERGRLTALTDLPLDEHVTVVAQVADARVLTFNGGRGKRLEVTLTDGHGRLQLVFFGHGVHKPHKDLLPGRRAMFAGKVSVFNRKMQLAHPTYQLLDADSADDAGATEAVDAFAGKLLPIYPACKQLDSWRIAKAVDAVLPSAQEAVDPLPEALREGRGFTSLPEALLKIHRPATKADVAAARDRLKWDEAFVLQVALARRRYADTQLPAVARRPAPGGLLDAFDAKLPFTLTDGQRKVSKEIFDDLATEHPMHRLLQGEVGSGKTMVALRAMLAVVDAGGQAAMLAPTEVLAQQHHRSITEMMGELAEGGMLGGADQGTKVVLLTGSMGTAARRQALLDLVTGEAGIVIGTHALIEDKVKFHDLGLVVVDEQHRFGVEQRDALRSKGKQPPHLLVMTATPIPRTVAMTVFGDLETSVLDQLPAGRSPIASHVVPAKDKPHFVSRAWERVREEVENGHQAYVVCPRIGDEDDTAKKKGKKAAEEEAATADKRPPLAVLEIAEQLAEGPLRGLRVEVLHGRMQPDDKDDVMRRFAAGDVDVLVATTVIEVGVNVPNATAMVIMDADRFGVSQLHQLRGRVGRGSAPGLCLLVTEAHEASPARARLSAVAATLDGFELSRIDLEQRREGDVLGQAQSGVRSSLRVLSVIDDEEVIAAARQEAVAVVAADPDLDRLPELRTALDALLDKEREEYLDKG
- a CDS encoding DAK2 domain-containing protein gives rise to the protein MPQTADEPDAVAVRSWCSLALEALGRERQAIDAINVYPVADGDTGTNLYLTVESAAAAVEAVFAAHATGTSVPSAADAVRAMAHGALIGARGNSGTILAQLLRGMAGVLAEGTGGDRMRLALDRAAAWAREAVAHPVEGTVLTVADRAAAAAGQAAPGADTAEVARAAYEGARAALDATPGQLPALARAGVVDAGGRGLVTLLGALVEAVSGRGPERPYEAPIPFVPVGGDDTECPAGDDGDGGGPAFEVIYLLEAGDEAVERLRGRLDALGDSLVVVGGDGLWNVHVHVDDAGAAVEAGVEAGRPYRIRITHFAADRAHARPEPARRAVVVVVPGDGLAALCQEAGATTVLARPGEPPASGELADAVRRAHAREVVLLPNDAELRHTAAAAAEQARAQGVRVAVIPTRAAVQGIAALAVHEPDRSFDEDVVAMTSAAGATRYAELAVAERQSWTTAGICQAGDVLGLIDGDVAVIGQDVPGTARKVLDRMLAAGGELVTLVLGENTPPTLAEALEQHVRDGHLAVDTTTYRGGHQGAPLLIGVE
- the rpmB gene encoding 50S ribosomal protein L28 → MAANCDVCGKGPSFGNNISHSHRRTSRRWNPNIQRVRAVVGRTPKRLNVCTSCIKAGKVAR
- a CDS encoding thiamine-phosphate kinase, translated to MKATVGELGEFGLIRELTSRLTTTPAVRLGPGDDAAVVTAPDRRVVASTDILLEGRHFRRDWSTAYDVGRKAAAQNLADIAAMGAVPTALLLGLVVPAELPVTWAAELMDGLRDECQVAGAAVVGGDVVRGDLITVSITALGDLRNHEPVTRAGAQPGDVVAVTGWLGWSAAGYAVLSRGFRSPRAFVEAHRRPEPPYHAGPAAAGLGATAMTDVSDGLVADLGHIAEASKVRIDLRSGLIDVPSQMSDIGQAVGVDPMQWVLTGGEDHAIVATFPPDVKLPARWKVIGEVLNPSALPQVTVDGAPWTSKNGWDHFGDIEDA